TCCTGGTAGAGCAACTCGGAAAAAATAAGCCCGTTGGCTAACACCTATGTCCACAACACCAACTGGTGGTCCAGCTATCCCCATTGTTGCAGTCCCAGTCAGTGTTAAAGATGCATCTGATGCACATTCTTTCACATCTGGCACACTAAGTAGGGGCATCATCACAGGTCCATCACCTTTACAAGGATTCTCGATGACTCCTTCACTATGTTGTTTTGATGCAGAAACAACATGGGAGAATGCTGGAATAGGAAGAGCACTACAATGCTGCCACTCCTTAAATGTTTCTTGAAACTTTGCCAATGAATTATTGTTTCCTTTGGAAATACTGCCAGCAGCCCTCTTCCCACTATTTTTCACACAATTTGGCCCTCCCTTTTCTTGGCTCTCTTGGTATCCATGCTCGTAAGATAGGGATTTGATTATATCAATTTTCAGGTCATCCAAACTTGATAAGCGTTTGAACCTCTCCAGATCCTCCTCTTTCATGTAAGACGTAACAGGTTCATCAATAAGAGCAATGCCCTTCACAATCTCATGGTTCTCAGAATACCTTTTGTGCGCATGAATGTTTGTGGGAAAATAACTAATGAACTGCCAACTGTCCTGTGGAAGCTCAGAGCTCGGCAAAGGCAGGTTGCCTCTTAGATACATATGCAAAACATCAGGTTTCAAGACCAGACTAGGATGAGCATTCCTAAGAACATAGTAATATAAGCTTTCCAACTGAGAAATGCTAACAAATGAAAAGCCCAGATTCTTTGAGCTGTATGGTGGCAAACCTTCTGCTAATCTTTGAAATGCTGAACGTCTTGGGTTATCAGAGTAGACATCCGGACCCAAAAAAGTCCCCATTATGAAGTTAAGCAAGAAATATTGATCACTAGATGATTCTTTGACAGATAACATATAAGGGCGATTATTCCCTTCAGAGGCCATGCTTCCAAATTAACTTCTTTCACAATTACAGAACTCTCTGAAGTTACCTACATAAGCAATCAGACTTGCATCACAAGCTCATTTCTTTGGTTCTTTCTTGGAATAACAAATTGCAAACATATTCACCATGCAATTAGAACACCAGCGAATCATAAAACAGCccataaactaatttatttctGTCACATACAGTATTCGCCTTATCCTCAAATGCCCATCTAGCAGCAATTTAAGAAATGAAATTACAGATAAACTACATCTCTATCTTACGCAAAAGATTAGGGTGGATTCGATCCGAATCTCGGATCGAATTCAAAGCTCGGCTTGAATAAGTCAATTTTAAGTTAGAGCTCCAACTCAATAGCTTGACTCAAAATTGAATCGTTCGTCCATCCAATGACATTGTTTATCCTGCTGGTTACACTGTTCAACCCCAACTATACTTTGGTGACAGAGTACAGTGTACACCAGTTCAAACAAGCAGAAGCTgaagctcaaactcgaactgGGAATATGGCTTCTATTCAagctcaaatccacccctacaAAAGATTGCAGTATATGTTGCCCTTCTCCCTGAACTACTCATAgaacaatcaaattaaacttcaaAGCTTCAATTTCAAACCAACATTTCAAATTCACTGATTCCGCGTTTATTTCATTCAAACTTTGCATGCTATTCATAAAAAATGGTCCCATGCATGTAACGTTAGACTCCTAACACTCTACTCAAACGGAAGCCATTATCATGAATTTGACTTCCGTTGAACAGAACATATTACCATAACTATCCAACGTTGTAAAAAGGGTTCCAAATTGTAAAAAACATTCCATTTTAAGTCTATTTCAGTATTTAGAAAGAAACCCAAGTGTTAAAAGATCATAGCATTCACCTTTAATTCTAAAGACTTTCAATAACAAAAAGAAGCAATAAACGAATAGACCTACATAAAATTAGCATTAAGTGTCAGATTAGAACGAGAAGCGTTGCACTTCTCCTGGCTGCTTCTATCCCCCTTAAGGAAATCGGAAACCGGGACCGTCGTCAACAGTGTCAGAATGCAAGTCTCAATGTTTTGTTCTGGAAGAAGTAGATAGTAGTCTGCTGTGGGCCGTCTGGCACGTTCCGGTCCATTAGAAGTAGGCCCAAATTGTAGAGCCCAGAGTTTTAAAACCCGGACTGGTCAAATACCGGCGGTCAATCTAGTTAAACTATCCTAGTAACGTCaacatcatttatttaaaattaaggacGTAGAACCTAGGGTTAAAGTGTAGGGAGACACGGATAGGTACCATTGAATTAAAgacatttataatttaataaatatatttaattaacatattttaaaatttaaattatatcatattaataatattagtgTATCTGATCGAATGTATGTACTAGCTTTTGATTAAGTcaatattcaatttgagtttaaaaatattgatcGTGTCTTAAAAACATTAGAAGCAGGGATTTAAATAGAggttaattcaaatttagattgaatctaaaaataatacaatgtAAATGAATTATTGATGAATCTTTAAACCCGATTTGAGCTAGAACtctatttgaatttaactatATTTAAGCCGAATGCAAATTTGAACTTCAACAGGGTTAGTTTGATTTCATCAAGAGTGGACATAAATTGAGCAAGTTTGAACACTcgttaattcgaattcaattcaaataaaaaataattcaccTTAAGTTTGTTGAGTCAAATAAGGATTGTTCAAATTCGATTcgataattaaattgaaaatttagagcATAGCTTGAATTTGTAGttattgataaaaatgataatgtTTTGACAGTTACGCTCAAAAGAAATTGAGTGATTCACTTGATTTGTATGCAAATTTGagtaaatcaaatttaacttagtttaaaaaaataagtcaatctttctaatttaaagtcaattgaaatttaatttaaataaatttgaattgaaattgaaatggatctaaactaaattaagttttgaaattggGCCAACTGGGTTTAGGCCCAATCCATCTTCCGCCCCAAATTTTTGGCCATGGCTTTTGTGTGTCGACTAAAACCTGACGGagaacccaaaaataaaagagatgtGATCAAACCTGTAAAACGATTCAAAAAGTACAAGGTCTGACCAAAATGTAATGTGATTATCGAGAAATGTGGTGTGAAAATTCGAGAGAGATCCATATTCCAATGCATTTTCTTCATTGTTCTTCGTGTTAATCTCAATCCAAGCATCTAGGGATAGAATAGAATCTTCCTGTCCTCCTTGAATATTCTCTTTTCCAGCTTTCTCATTGTTCCTTGCAGAGGGTTGTTTCATATACTAGTAGCTATTTATTACTTCGCACTTTAAAAATGGCTGCAGCGCCACAAATCTCTGATCTAAACATCGATCATAACAGTGAGGGCTCGAGAGCATTGGATCAAagagtgggtgtttgagttttagTTGTTTAATGTGATAGGTTAAAATaaaccctttttttaattaatctgaACTAAAATCAGGGACATTGGAAATTAGCTTGGTTCGTGACCAAACTTTGGAACTGGATTCAAAAATCCCAAAAGGAAAAGCTTATTTTGACCCGTCAATCTAGATATTCACATCACATTGCTTTCAGCTGACGGGATCAATTGCTTGACTCTTGAAGCTTGAGCTCAAAACACAACAAGACCTCCTTATATTCTACCGATGCAAACCGTTTTCTTGTTATTTGCTTCTTCATGTTTATGTGTTTTGTGATTTGCCTTTGTAAAAAGCAAAGCTGATAATTTTACCTTGCTAGCAGACCACCCAACCCAAGACCCACTTTAGTTTTTCcaatctttttcccttttcccttCTGTATCATCATATATATACCTATATAAATAAGCCCGACATTCCCCAACTCTTATACTCATCATtccatttgtttcttcttccttatcATTGTCCTTGTTTCACTTTATAGCTCAGATCATCAATGGAGGTACATTGTTTACTTTGCTTCTTATGTAATTCATTTTCAAGTCTAAGTTGATTCTTAATGGTTAATGGGAGGTTGGTTTTGCAGACAGTTGAATTGAAGGTGGAGATGGTTGGCATACATGAGAAGAAGCTTAGAAAATGCCTGTCAAAACTAAAAGGTAATTGACCGTATGATTTTATGTGTTTGTTGTGGGGAATGTAATTTAGAGGTGGATTTGAGTCTGTTCGGATTCAAATCTATGTTTAACTCAAATGAGTTACATTCAAATTGAAACTTCAACACAATAGctcgactcaaattcaactcaaattcaaggaTAGTTAGCTTCGTTGCACCAAAAGTTTTCttcttaaacaatttttttccttttctgacAACTCCTCGTCCCacattattgattttgatttcattgATTGCAGGAATAGAGAAAGTTGAAGTGGATGGTAATAGCCAGAAGGTGGCGGTTACAGGATATGCACATAGAAACAAGATACTAAAAGCCATTAGAAGAGGAGGTCTGAAAGCTGATTTCTGGTCTGCACAAAATGAGCTTCTCAATGTTTATGCAAGTGCTGCAAACTATGGAAACTTTAGATTCAATAACTTCAACTTCTAGCTCTACTTCTTGGATTAggactttctttcttttctatatttttgatTCCCTAATTATATGGGATTTTATTATATACCAAAGTTTCTGATTtgtgttttcatattttcagcttttacctttttcttttacaaagGAACCATCACATGTAATGTTCAATTCTTTCATATTCATTGAGTGAAATTCAAGATTAccaattatttttgtcttttataattttctgctcaaatttagagttttaaaaactagagTAATTGGTTCAATCGAGAACCtgttataaattcaatttaaatcataGTTATAACTTATTTTAGTCATCAAATTAGATTGATTCgagattgaattgaattaattatataggGTCACAATTCAACTATCAAGTTCAACAATCAAATCGGCATCAATATAACTAAAtcccattttaaaattttaattattatattaactaCACTAATCTGCAAAGTAACCTTTAACCGGGTCATGACCCAATCCAGTCAAAAAACTTTGTTCAAGTTAGCCTTGATTTCACCAAGCATCAATTTATGCATGCATGCTTCCCATCAAACATTCAACttcttatttattaacaaaactagGATTGGATTTAACTTAGACTAAGTTCGAAAAATACCTCattcaaaaattagtttaaatataaaaaagtcaatttaaaattagtttaaaattgatcaactaagatttaaatttgaataaaaaataatttattttcaaatctatttgaattcaaacattcaGATTGACTAAACTcatcttattaataaaaaagagtCGAATTATTGACTCAAACTCTATTAGTTcaatcaaaacttaaatttaaactcaaataactcaaattgaatttaactttAGTCAAAACATTAATAATGTGTAACAAGTTTTATGATTACTCATATAACATAATTGGTCAAAATTTAAAGGTGTATTCGATTTAagttattcaaacttaaatttaagatGAACAAATAAGTCAAgttttaattaagaattataaacatttaaatttagatagattttgatgaaatttgtaattaaattattgttaaattggatttaaatattaattggtCAGTCTCAAAGTAACTCATTTGAATCCAAAATGATATTAATGTGGGCTTACTTGGGCTTGGCCCAAATTCTTGCATGAATCATTCAATCGGGGGCGTTTCTCTCGGTTAAAAATATTGAGGGTCAACTGCCAGACTAGAAGGTTAGATCAAGACACAGAAGTGTTGAGTAGAGTTGGAACGAGCTCTGAGAAAATGCACTTAAGCGAAAACGAAGGGATAGAAGGAAAGACATTCGTGGTGACTGGTGGGTTGGGCCACGTGGGCTCTGCTCTCTGTCTAGACCTTCTACGACGCGGCGCTTACGAGGTTCGAGCCTTTGACTTGCGGACCACCTCACCTTGGTCTCATCTTCTCCACCACAAAGGCGTCGTTTTCATtcaaggttttttcttttcttttccaaattaaacTTAGATATAATCTTATTCTCATTTTCACAAATGGGTTTGTTATTAAATTGAATCTGGACAAATTCTATGATGTGGGACTTTGAGATTTATGTAATC
This is a stretch of genomic DNA from Mangifera indica cultivar Alphonso chromosome 11, CATAS_Mindica_2.1, whole genome shotgun sequence. It encodes these proteins:
- the LOC123230149 gene encoding heavy metal-associated isoprenylated plant protein 28-like, encoding METVELKVEMVGIHEKKLRKCLSKLKGIEKVEVDGNSQKVAVTGYAHRNKILKAIRRGGLKADFWSAQNELLNVYASAANYGNFRFNNFNF
- the LOC123228813 gene encoding increased DNA methylation 3 isoform X1 — translated: MASEGNNRPYMLSVKESSSDQYFLLNFIMGTFLGPDVYSDNPRRSAFQRLAEGLPPYSSKNLGFSFVSISQLESLYYYVLRNAHPSLVLKPDVLHMYLRGNLPLPSSELPQDSWQFISYFPTNIHAHKRYSENHEIVKGIALIDEPVTSYMKEEDLERFKRLSSLDDLKIDIIKSLSYEHGYQESQEKGGPNCVKNSGKRAAGSISKGNNNSLAKFQETFKEWQHCSALPIPAFSHVVSASKQHSEGVIENPCKGDGPVMMPLLSVPDVKECASDASLTLTGTATMGIAGPPVGVVDIGVSQRAYFFRVALPGVQRDYSGDFSCEIESNGRVHIQGSTLGGKTIKKRSRVFHIKLQQLCPSGKFTLSFSLPGPVDPRLFSPNFRPDGIFEGVIIKLK
- the LOC123228813 gene encoding increased DNA methylation 3 isoform X2 — translated: MASEGNNRPYMLSVKESSSDQYFLLNFIMGTFLGPDVYSDNPRRSAFQRLAEGLPPYSSKNLGFSFVSISQLESLYYYVLRNAHPSLVLKPDVLHMYLRGNLPLPSSELPQDSWQFISYFPTNIHAHKRYSENHEIVKGIALIDEPVTSYMKEEDLERFKRLSSLDDLKIDIIKSLSYEHGYQESQEKGGPNCVKNSGKRAAGSISKGNNNSLAKFQETFKEWQHCSALPIPAFSHVVSASKQHSEGVIENPCKGDGPVMMPLLSVPDVKECASDASLTLTGTATMGIAGPPVGVVDIGVSQRAYFFRVALPGVQRDYCDFSCEIESNGRVHIQGSTLGGKTIKKRSRVFHIKLQQLCPSGKFTLSFSLPGPVDPRLFSPNFRPDGIFEGVIIKLK